GTTCTTGCACCGCTGCTTCATACGGGTAGGATCCGGAGAGAGAAGCCGGGTCGGGGGGGAAGAGTTTGTATGCAACGCCGATATCTCCAGGTGTGGCGTCTTTGTAGAGTTTCATGCTTTTGGCAAAGGCCATCTCCCTACACAAGTACACTTTCCTACAAAGTAAGAAGAAGGTATGCTTTAACAGCTGTTGGGTGATACACAAGTTGGGTTGCATAACAAGGAACACTCACCTAAAAAGCCATCAACTTGTAAAACCAAAACAGCAGTACAGTGTTAAACGAACAGCACTTTGTGAAGTCACTACATAACACAAATATAGCTCAGATGGATTAAAAATGTACTCCTCACAATCTGGATGAATTCCTGTCCAGCAACAGAACAAGGTGAGAGAGTCTCTTGGTTTACTATGATTTTGTTAACACAGAGAGGCAACGGGTACCCACCCTGCTGTCAGCAGGTACACTTGAAACCACATTCCAGTTCACAGTTTAAACAGCACAGGTAGGGTCTTTAACAGTAACCTGCAACCCACTATGAATGGTATTCAGCACACTGGACAGCTCTTGCAAGAATAGATAAGGAAGCCAATCATTCTAACAATTCCCTTTTGCCTGCGCTGGTGGGGAAAAGTAAAAATCCTAGAAGTCCTGAATTGGTTTACCTTCAGCACACATGTCATTGCAAAGGGCTTTGATCCTTCTCACAATGTTTCTATTCCTTACAATGTGACCATAAGCTGGATTTTACACATTGTTAATTTTAGGCCATAGGTGCTACCAGACAATATTGGCCTTGGGCTACCCATTTTAAAGCAGTTTTTCTATAGAAGGGAGTGTGCGTTATACAGACTGGCTCAACAAGGATTGTCATTTCAAAAACAACCCACAATTAAGTACACAGTGTGGCTTTAGGTAGCATTTTAAACCAATGCCATTATACATTATGCCATCAATCTTCAAAATAAGGCGATAGCACTTCTCCTAGTAATATTTCACATGCAACATTGATTGCAAAAACAGGTGAATGCCCATTGATTCTAAATCTTACATTGTGGCACACGATAAAGCTGCCTGAACGAGAAGTCCGTTTGACTGGGAAAGAAAGAGCTCAACCACAGATTAGAGTAAAACTATTTCACCAGCAAAGGTGTCAAAGTCGATTTGAGGAGCCCTGCGGTTTTGTTTCTACCAGCTCTTCTTTCCACCTGACCTTGCAATTACTTAATTGCGCTACTTATCTGAAACATACAAATGATCTTAGCTCAAGGGCTCAAAACGTATCTTAGATCATGCATCTTCGGGCCTTTTATCTTAACAGTCTCTAATTGAGCAAATAATTGGATTAACTAAGCAAGCAAGAGCTTAAACTGCAACAAACACCAGAAAAGAATAAATGTTTAAGTGTACAAACTGACTAGATATCCTAGTTATATTTCTCTGGCTTTCATAAGGTGCAAAGaggtagattattattattattatttttcctcagTACAATCAAATTCCATATTAGAATAGAATTAGAAAATTAGAAAAAAGGTTCTTTTAATCTATTCATCTTGCAAATAAAGCATGGCAAAAAACAACACCTTTCAATTTGCACTTCAAGCAGTAAACCCAACTAtcagttttaaaacaaatcaattaatgGTTGGAATCCCATGAGAAGCAATTTACTACTATTCTGCGtagaattattaaaaatattcttTACTGCTGTagaggaaaaaactaaatcaagagaatttaacaataattaaaatcgaaaaaaaaaacaaaaagacaagctTAAAGTGAAATTTGCAGTATTAGGGTTGAAAGCAGCAGTGTACCCAGTTCACAGCTCCTAATGAAGTAAGAGTGCCATCTACTGGTGAAAGTATGAATCTGCTCTTCAGGAAGAAAATCTACAGAACTGAGGAGCTGGTCTGTCCAGCTGCCTGACCTAGAGCCAGGTGATGCACTGCAACAGCCTACCTGAATAGGGCCAGGAGGGGAGGCCAGATGGGGGTGAAGAAAGCCTCCTCGATGCTGGCCACACACTGATCTTTGGAAGCCGCGGTGTTCAGACACTCGAAGGACAGGATACACAGGGAGAGGAGACGGTCTGGGTTAACACAAAAGGACAAACATAGGACATTCATTACTGCAGCACAAGGCCATCGACAACACTTGATAAGTGTAGGCTAAAAACTCAGGTCTTCTTCAGCACTACAGCTTCTGGTCTTTCACTGCAATTTGGAAGTCATTTTACCCAAGACAGACAGTATCCAGTCCTGCAATATGTAAAAGAGACAGTCCCCCTTCCCTCCAAAAAGAATTATTTCATAGACATAGTAACAGCCTTGTAAACGCGGCCAAGCATGGTACATAAGCAGACAAGCTgctgtgttttatatttatattatattgtagTGCTTGGTATGTGGATGTACATGTTATGCCCCATTTTTCAAGtaacactgaaaatacattgtttttatgttGAAAGAGATTTCAGAGTTGTCTTATGTGATTAATCCATaaagatacatttaaatttaaattagaatACTTGTAAAATGCTGCTCTCTAATGGTCAATAATACAACTCACaaggaataaatacaattttgacAAGTAGATTTCTTCGTGGTTTATCATCATTTTTAACCTCTGACCTCACAAGGCTGGGGATTACACATTACATTAATGGCATGGCAGGGATAAACTAAACCTGTTTTTATTGACTTACATATAAACGGTCATTCGATAGGTCAAGAACCCAGAGCTAAATTCCTGAGATGCAATCTGATGCAATAGATAGGCCAGCCAGGGAATGCCAGGAATGTTACGTGTGGACTGAGTCTGCAAGTGACATCAATACGAACAGgactacaaaaacaaaagcaaacaatcaCTGTCTTCTGGAAAATGAAAACGTCTTTGAATCCAGCTAACGCACTTGTGACCACGGAGGGGGAAGGGTCACTTTGTGGTCACAGGGGCTTGCGAAAACAAGAGCTCATCGCCAGGTCATTCAGAAAACCTACAGCAATATGTACAGGCAAGGTAAACAGGTTTCACAGATTATCACAGTGCAAATAAAAGACTTGCAGTCATTCAATACagaggaagaaacaaaaatcataGGGATAAGTTTAGCAATTAATAGGATGCTCTGATAACCTATATCTGCCAAAATggtttacatttcattaaattatATCCCCAACTTTAGGGAGAAACTAATGCTTTAAGAAAAATAGTGTTTACCTATATAGTACggcattataattgttttgacTTCTGAAAAACATTAAATCACTTCTGATAAGACTGATATGACATTTTTAATTCGTATTTTAAGCAGCTGAGCAGAAATGAGTAACTATTTTACGGTCACTCACAGGAGATACTCATTGAGTAATCTGACCTCGGGATTTGCCCTCAACCTCCACAGGGCAGCCAACTCTTACCTCCCGAGTAGTTTCAGCAGATGTGGGGGATCTAGCTTGGTGGCaatccaaataataaataaacatcagaAGACTACACGTTTGTCTTCAGACCTCCTAGACGTAGAATACTTTTGAAATGCGGGTTGAAGTTTAGCTTTGGCCCACCCACACatgagaaatacattttctattttcaATCATTAgtctattataaaaaatataataccactaacaaaaatatacacatcCTTCGCGAAAGATAATACAGAATCACATGCATCTGGCACTAGACAGAACCACAGGCTTATGCACATGATCAAgcgaataaaaattaaaaataccaaACATACAAGGGAGGATAAACTGTACGATTCCCCCAAAGAATTCGAGCAGCCGTGCAGACTCACCAATGGAGTTATGGATGTCCTTCACGATGTCTTTCAGATGGTCCTGAAGAGCCTTCTCCTCCAGGGTGGGGACCTGAGACTCATCAAGCAGGCTGGCGGGGTGACACTCCAGCTGGGTGAGGAACTGCTCTAGATCTTCGAAGGAGCTGTCCCGGTCCAGCGTGCAGGCCGGTTGGGCGTCCATGGGCAGAGGGGCCTGCTCTTCTTGGTTGGCGTTGTAGTCCTCGATCAGGGGCAGCGAGGCGGCCGACAGGCTGTGTTTCAGTCTCTGGCTGTTGGCACGGTTGTGCTCCTGGACAGACTGTAGGCAGTGGACGCTCTTGGAGGTCTTCATGCTGAGGGCTGGGCAGGGGCCTAGAGCTGGGAGGGGAGCcagggggtcagaggtcagggatTGGGTGGAGGTGCTCTTGCTCACGATGGGGTAGAGTTTGTTGTACACTCTGTACTGCAGCCTCTTCAAGAGCTTCATAATGGGATGATCAGGGCAACTGGGGGAAAACAGAGTTGTAGATTCATTAATCGAAGTTTCAAGGATTCAAAATTCGCCATGTTCGGTCCCACAGCTCATCAAAAACATCACTTGTTTTCTCTAGATCAGTTACTGTCTATCTCCTAAATACCAAGTCTTCCTGAATTTCATATTTTCCTGACCTTAATCCTACATTgcagaacatatatatatatatatatattttttttttaactttagacagttctttgttttatattacTTTGCCTACAACCCaattaaagcatttaaaacTGCAACTCATAAACTATCAAGTGTTACCTTTCTGACTCACAGgatgtgaaaaaaaatgttcaattgCTCATAGCTTTAATGCACTTTACCTGAGAATATAGGAGATCAGACCACTAATCAAGGAAATGTCATCTGGGTTTTTcctctgtttttctttccactGCTTAGGCCAATCCTGGAAGGGAAATAGGAAAGGATGTAGGGGGTTAATGCAATACATCTTTTAGGTGCTGTGTGTTAAATCACTGCAGTCTAAATTcacatctatccatctataaaCATCACAGGTATTGTGCAGCTCTGTTTTATAGTGGCTAAATCCAGGCAGTGCTCCTACAGAGAGCACGATCattaacacacaataaacaaacagtTACGCAAACAGTGAAAGAGAAGGTCTTACGTGGTCCTGCTCATACTCGAGCACACTGGCATACAGGACTCTGAGCTCCTGCTCCTCTGGTGTGGCCGTCACCGTGCTGGAGAACCTCCTGCGCAGATCACACAGGGttaactcaaggacatttacctctAACCATCCTGTTTTCATCAGATATGATAATTTGTAACAATATCTGATATTTGAATGAGCATTACATGATATGTTAAGGGAAGAACATTTAGTTAAAGGTAAAACAGCACAATTCAACATGTCAAACTGTCTGTGTGCCAGGTGATCTCAGTGCCCAGGAAAAGTAACAACCACTTTAAACAACACATACTGGATGCCAGTGATTCGCAAATAAAACCGCACAATAAAAAGTAGAAGTGATCTGTGCAAACCAATAAGGATTCTTCTTAATGTGCATCAAATAACACATAATCATATGTAATGAAACGAGTAAAAACGTGTGATAGAAAGAAAAGCTATTTACCGGTTTGCTTCTTCCTGCAGCCTCAGTCTCCTCTCTTCCATTTTTCTTTGAAGCTGTTTGCTTTTGAGGTAAAGAACTTAAATGATCATAGCATGTCATGAAGAGTGAAGATGAAAGTGAAATCATTCAAAGAGCTCAGACCCAGGGAGCTCACAACTccaaacaaatatgaaaaaaagctaattttaaaaatcaactgCTTGCAAATTGCAACAATACATTTTCGAACGATTTTAAGGTTATTAAGACTTTGAGAATTGTCCAATTTGCCAATTAGAACAGAGAATAAAACTAATTAGGAATCTAGAATGCATATAAAAAGGCAGATTCTTTAAAACTTTGATAATCTTTTTTGAAGTCCATCCTATATACTACAGCAGCCAATACTGTTGCAGACAAGAGCTGCTGGGCACAGAACCAACAGGAGAATGACTGTTTTAAGTTCAGCATTTTTTGCCATCAAATTCAAGAATTCAAACCAattgcatttattcatttaaactgCTTCATGAGCTCATTCTGCATTAAAGGCTTCCACGTGAAAACGTAAGAGCCAGATTCACCAATGACCTCCATTAGTTTTAAGTGCCATATCACTCAATGAACAATGCAGCCCTTCTTTGCTTTTTGAAAGTATTCCcaaaatatatttacttttctgcaaaaaaatatatataaacaattatCAGGCAACAAGATACGCTGCAGGCAGGTTTTCTTTCGAAGGGCAATCATTATATCATAGACTGGCTGTCTCCCTAATGGATGCTTTTGTACAGAAAAGCTCTATCAAATTACACACTTTGTTAGATTGTTTACGTCTtgtacttttaaaaacaatctctTATTTAGCTGCTGTTCTGCTTCAGAAATGCTGTTGCAAAAATCTTTTTCCCCCCCAGACTTCTTAATTGGTAATTTTATATCCGACCGTGTGCATTTAGTGACGATCTGGCATTGTTTCTGTTATAGATGCCATTTTACCATTTTCATCGATTTCCCCTTTTCCTGAGCTTGGAATAAGATTCCCGAAGGCTGTATTTAAGGAAATGGAGGCAGACAAGAATCTCTGGGACTCAGCACTGTCCACATCTCCTTTAACTGTTTTACAGCAATTGCCTTATTTATGGCTGAAAAGG
This DNA window, taken from Amia ocellicauda isolate fAmiCal2 chromosome 9, fAmiCal2.hap1, whole genome shotgun sequence, encodes the following:
- the vps9d1 gene encoding VPS9 domain-containing protein 1 — translated: MAAAAPDGGQKPLKNAMRLANGAIELDAGNRHKDAYCEYLKSMNFISQALLEEAIPKSETEIVTAEVLKMLKLAEQCLERVKSTAAKLGKGEEKPPGPELPRLPHKPGHRRVLSDGAGTASPFLPPEIFQKLQVVEAQAAKKELTPIEEASMLNQKLKANYEARVARLNPSQAMQKTSLTLSLQRQMMENLIIAKARQAALQRKMEERRLRLQEEANRRFSSTVTATPEEQELRVLYASVLEYEQDHDWPKQWKEKQRKNPDDISLISGLISYILSCPDHPIMKLLKRLQYRVYNKLYPIVSKSTSTQSLTSDPLAPLPALGPCPALSMKTSKSVHCLQSVQEHNRANSQRLKHSLSAASLPLIEDYNANQEEQAPLPMDAQPACTLDRDSSFEDLEQFLTQLECHPASLLDESQVPTLEEKALQDHLKDIVKDIHNSIDRLLSLCILSFECLNTAASKDQCVASIEEAFFTPIWPPLLALFRKVYLCREMAFAKSMKLYKDATPGDIGVAYKLFPPDPASLSGSYPYEAAVQELRLLSKDFCPQKKLECIVRALRLICECAEDYRSYHTPAAPPSAAAIGADDLLPILSYVAVRSELPQLVAECAALEEFIHEGYLIGEEGYCLTSMQSALSYVESLHRLKPAP